Sequence from the Gemmatimonadota bacterium genome:
GTGCCCGGGAGATCGACGAGCTTGTAACGGACGCCCTCCCACGCGAAGCCGCCTTCGGCGCGGGCGACGGTCTTCCCGGGCCAGTTGCCGGTGCGCTGGCGAAGGCCGGTGAGGTGGTTGAAGACGGACGACTTGCCGGTGTTCGGGTTGCCGGCGAGCGCGACGACGCGGTCGAAGTGCGTGAGAGAAACTCCCATGCGGTCGAGGCGGCTTCCCGTGGGGCAGGCGTCGCAGGAGGAGGGCCGGGGAGCGGCGTCAGGATGCACGGGCGGCCTTCTCTTCGACGGGGCGCACCCAGATTTGGGAGGCCTGGCGGCGGCGGAGCGCGATCAGCGTCCCGCGGACGCGGAAGGCGCGCGGGTCTCCGACCATCGTGGAGAGTTCGGCGAAGAGGTGCGTGCCGGGCGTGAGGCCCAGGTCGAGCAGGCGCCGGCGGGTGAATCCGCGGCAACGGGAGTCCAGAAGGACCACCTCCGCCTCGGCTCCGGTGGGAAGGTCGGAGAGCGGGATGACTCCGGCGGGGCGTTCGCGCTCTTCGGGGGCGGCGGGGACCACCTGTATGTTTGCGGCGACCACGGGCGCGAGGTGGTGTTCGGCCTCTCCATCGGAAAGGACGATGCGCTCCGGCGTGGATTCGAGCACACGAACGATGCGGCCCGGCCCGAGGTCCGCGGCGGTGATCTGGCGCATGACGATCTCCGGCTCATCCTCGACATGCGTGATGCGGGCGGGACGATCGAGCGGCCACTCCGTGAGCGCCACCGCATCCGCGCGCGGGAGGGTCTCGCCGGCGCGGGGGATGGGGTCGCCGTGGGGGTCGTGGAGCGGGTGGCCGAGGTGGGCTTCGAGCTGTTCGAGGTCCGCGGGAGTGAGGCGATGCTCGGCGCGTTCGGCCGCGCGGTGAATGCGCCCGAGCGGGAGCCCGGCCTCGTCGACGAGGTATCGCTCCCAGAGGCGGTGCGCGCGGACGACATGGAGCGCGAGGCGTTCGCCCTGGTGCGTGAGGGCGAG
This genomic interval carries:
- a CDS encoding iron dependent repressor, metal binding and dimerization domain protein, coding for MSPDAAAPLAVLLAALLWPRWGVLARIRALRASRSRAAVEDALKHILDREHRGAAATPESLAGLLTLPPSRTLSLISRMESAGLLRSTGDGLALTHQGERLALHVVRAHRLWERYLVDEAGLPLGRIHRAAERAEHRLTPADLEQLEAHLGHPLHDPHGDPIPRAGETLPRADAVALTEWPLDRPARITHVEDEPEIVMRQITAADLGPGRIVRVLESTPERIVLSDGEAEHHLAPVVAANIQVVPAAPEERERPAGVIPLSDLPTGAEAEVVLLDSRCRGFTRRRLLDLGLTPGTHLFAELSTMVGDPRAFRVRGTLIALRRRQASQIWVRPVEEKAARAS